In Falco naumanni isolate bFalNau1 chromosome 5, bFalNau1.pat, whole genome shotgun sequence, the following are encoded in one genomic region:
- the AVPR1A gene encoding vasopressin V1a receptor → MRLAGSAGSPRAAPSPGNGSRWRAAEPDGGSSPSPEAWSGSPNGSLGGWDPFGRDEELAKLEIAVLAVTFAVAVVGNGSVLLALRRTPRKASRMHLFIRHLSLADLVVAFFQVLPQLCWEVTHRFHGPDGLCRVVKHLQVFGMFASAYMLVAMTADRYIAVCHPLKTLQQPTKRSYGMIAAAWALSLLLSTPQYFIFSLSEVERGSQVYDCWAHFIMPWGPRAYITWITGGIFVAPVFILVTCYGFICYHIWRNVRGKTRPGEAAAGGGRRAGGGGPRRGLLLAPCVSSVKTISRAKIRTVKMTFVIVSAYVVCWAPFFTIQMWSVWDQRFPWVDSENTATTVTALLASLNSCCNPWIYMFFSGHLLQDCIQSFPCCQKIKQTLSKDDSNSNSRRQTSFTNNRSPTHSLNTWRESPHSKSTSFIPIPT, encoded by the exons ATGCGGCTGGCCGGGAGCGCCGGCTCCCCCCGGGCGGCGCCCTCCCCCGGGAACGGCAGCCGGTGGCGGGCGGCGGAGCCCGACggcggcagcagccccagccccgaggCGTGGTCGGGGTCGCCCAACGGCAGCCTGGGCGGCTGGGACCCCTTCGGGCGGGACGAGGAGCTGGCGAAGCTGGAAATCGCCGTGCTGGCCGTCACCTTCGCCGTGGCGGTGGTGGGCAACGGCAGCGTGCTGCTGGCCCTGCGGCGCACGCCGCGCAAGGCGTCCCGCATGCACCTCTTCATCCGGCACCTCAGCCTGGCCGACCTGGTGGTGGCCTTCTTCCAggtgctgccccagctctgctgggaggtGACCCACCGCTTCCACGGCCCCGACGGGCTCTGCCGCGTCGTCAAGCACCTGCAGGTCTTCGGCATGTTCGCCTCGGCGTACATGCTGGTGGCCATGACCGCCGACCGCTACATCGCCGTCTGCCACCCGCTGAAGACGCTGCAGCAGCCCACCAAACGCTCCTACGGGATGATCGCGGCGGCCTGGGCGCTCagcctgctgctcagcaccccgCAGTACTTCATCTTCTCCCTCAGCGAGGTGGAGCGCGGCTCGCAGGTCTACGACTGCTGGGCGCACTTCATCATGCCCTGGGGGCCCCGCGCCTACATCACCTGGATCACCGGCGGCATCTTCGTCGCGCCCGTCTTCATCCTCGTCACCTGCTACGGCTTCATCTGCTACCACATCTGGCGCAACGTCAGGGGCAAGACGCGcccgggggaggcggcggcgggcggcgggcggcgggcgggcggcggcggcccgaGGCGGGGGCTGCTGCTCGCCCCCTGTGTCAGCAGCGTCAAGACCATCTCCCGTGCCAAGATCCGCACCGTCAAGATGACCTTCGTCATCGTCTCGGCGTACGTCGTCTGCTGGGCGCCCTTCTTCACCATCCAGATGTGGTCCGTCTGGGACCAGCGCTTCCCCTGGGTCG atTCTGAAAACACAGCGACTActgtcacagctctgctggccaGTCTGAACAGTTGTTGTAACCCATGGATCTACATGTTCTTCAGCGGGCATCTCCTGCAAGACTGCATACAGAGCTTCCCTTGCTgccaaaaaataaagcaaacactgAGTAAAGATGAttcaaacagcaacagcaggcGACAGACTTCTTTTACCAACAACAGAAGCCCAACCCACAGCCTGAACACCTGGAGAGAGTCGCCCCACTCCAAATCAACCAGCTTCATCCCCATTCCAACCTGA